The Candidatus Dormiibacterota bacterium DNA window TGAAGCTCCCGGTAATAGTAGAGAGCGGTCGGTCGTTTCCCCTGGAATCTCAGCTTCTTCAGGAACTCGATCTCCTCCCCGGTCGCGGTGCCGCCCAGGGCAGGGTCTTTCAGGAAATCCTTCAGCCCCGGCTCGTCGATCGGCTGCGTTTCGGGGCCCCGCTCGATGAAGTCGAACTTCTTCAGGGGTTCCCGCGCGACTCTGCGGCTGAGGACGATCTCCATGCCGAACGTCGCCAGGTCGATGTCCCAGGACTCGATCAGCGGATCCATGAAGACGACGCACTGTTCCGCCGACAGGTTGAAAATGTCGGTGTCGAGGAACTCGAGCACCAGGACGCGCATCTGATCGAAGCGTCTGTGGCTGAGGCGGGCGACCAGGCGGACCCAGCGCTCATTCTGCAGTTCTTCCGTCGCCAGTCTCTTGACCACGTCCAGCAGCTTCTGAGTCACCAGACGCTCGAGCTCGCCGAAGGCCTCCTTCTCGAAGATGGGGCGCAGGTGCTTGCCCCTGGCGGGCGGGCATTTGCGGAGAATCAGGCCGCGGACCTCCTTGAACAGGGGCGTCGGAGTGTCACCCAGGCGCTTCTTCAGAGCCTCGCGGCGCTGCAGGCCGGCCAGGCGCGCCAGCTCACCGTGCGGGAACTTCAGGATCTTCCCCAGCCTGTCATAGAGATCGGTGCGATCGGGCGCGGGCGGGGCCTTCTTCCGGCCCAGCAGCTGCGAGATGTACGATTCCGTCACCTGGGCGGCCCGCGCCAGGTCGCGCTGCTCGAGACCCAACTCCTTCAGCCGGCGCCCGATCACCAGGGAGATGTCCATAGGAATGGTCCTCTCGTAACTTAACTGTAATCGATTAACAATTCATAAACAATGTCAGTATCGCACTCCTTGGTTTGACAAGTAAAGTGAATTGACCTATCGTGACCTGACATGCTGTCCTGGAAGCGGGCCGTGATCAGGTACCAGGAGCCGATGCTGCGAAAGAGCATCTGGCAGGTCGTCAACACGCTCGTGCCGTACCTGGCTCTCTGCGGGCTGATGATCTGGACGCTGCACGTCTCCTATTGGCTGACGCTGGCGGTGTCCGTCGCCGCCGCCGGATTCATGATTCGCATCTTCATCATCTTCCACGATTGCGGCCACGGCTCCTTCTTTCGATCGCAGCATGCGAATCATGTCCTGGGATTCGTCACCGGGGTCCTGACGTTCACGCCGTACCTCCAATGGCGGCAGAAGCACGCCCTGCATCACGCGACCTCGGGCGATCTGGATCGGCGCGGCACGGGGGACATCTGGACGCTGACGGTGCAGGAGTACATCGATGCGCCCCGCTGGAAGCGTCTCGCGTACCGGGTCTTCCGCAATCCTTTCGTGCTGTTCGTCATCGCCCCCCTGTACCTGTTCCTGATCCACCAGAGATTCCCGTCGCGCGCGGTCGGCAGGCGGGAACGCCTCGAGGTGCACTGGACGAACGGAGCGCTCCTCCTGATCGCGGTCGTGATGAGCCTGACCGTCGGCCTCAAGGCCTACGTGCTGATTCAACTTCCGGTGATGACGCTGACCGGAACGGTCGGTCTCTGGCTGTTCTACGTGCAGCATCAGTTTGAAGGGGTGTACTGGAAGAGACGCGAGAGCTGGGGATTCGCGGAAGCGGCCCTCCAGGGGAGCTCGTTCTACCGGCTGCCGAGGATCCTGCAGTGGTTCTCGGGCAACATCGGGTTCCACCACATTCACCATCTGAGCCCGCGCATTCCGAACTACAACCTGGAACCCTGCCACCGGGCCGACCCGCTCTTCCAACGCGTGAAGCCGATCACGCTGCTTTCCAGTCTGCGATCGTTCACCTACCGTCTCTGGGACGAACAGCGTGGCAGACTGACAGGCTACCGCGCCCTGCGGGAGCTTCGCCGGCAGCAGGCCGGATCCTTCCGATCGTCTTCTTCCGCCTCGAGTTCGGGGTAAAGTCTCCACCGAGCGGGTATCCCGGCCCCGAGATTCCTCGAACCTGGGGGCGGTCCCATCCGTCCTGCAGGGTGAGCGCCACCCCGAGGTCGATGGAACGCGGGCCGGGGCGTAGGGAAGCAAGCGGGAGAGAGCGTTGCTGGACGTCGCCACCCTCCTGGAACGTTGCCGCCGGGGAGACGACCTCGCCTGGGAGGCGCTGGTGCGCCTCTTCCAGGCGCGCGTGTACTCGGTCGCCTGCCACTACATGCGGAACGCCGAGGACGCCCGGGACGTGGCGCAGGAGGTCTTCGTCCGGGTCTACGAGCGTCTGGAGTCCTTCCACGGGGATCAGGCCTTTCTGCCGTGGGTCCTGCGCCTGTCGCGCAATGTCTGCATCGACGCCCTGAGGAGGCGGAAGGCGCGTCCCCGGGGGTCGGAAGACCTCGCCGACGACCCGGAGCACCTTGTGTCGTCGGGGCCGACGCCGGAGGAGGCCACGGCGTCGCGTTCGGCGCGGGACCTGCTGTATCGCGCCATGGACCGGATGAGCGATTCCGACCGGGAGATCCTCATGCTGAAGGAGATCCAGGGCTTGAAAGTGGAGGAGATCGCGACTCTGCTGAAGGTCCCGATCGGCACGGTCAAGTCGCGCTGCAACCGGGCCCGGCTCGATCTGGCCACGCGAGTGCGGCGCCTCGATCCATCGTATGGAGCGTGACGGGTGAACGACGCGACCTGCGACTCAATCATCGAGCGGCTCGACGATCTCCTGGAGGGGCGGTTGAGCCAGGCGGATCGCCGGGCGGTCGAAGAGCATCTCCGCTCGTGCGCCCTGTGCCGCGACCTCAAGAGCCTGTTGGCCGAAGCGGGCGCGCCGGTCTCTCCGCCGGCGAGTCTTCTCGGCGCGGTCCTGGCGCGCACCAGCGGCTCGACGTGCGGGAGCGCCCGTGCGCGGCTGTGCGACCACGTCGACCGGCTGCTCGGGCCGACGGACGACGAGATGGTTCGCATGCACCTCGACGGCTGCGACGACTGCGGCCGCCTGGCGGCGGCCCTCGCACGGCTCGCGACCGATCTTCCGTCCTTCGCCGAGCTGGAACCGGACGCGCTCTTTGTTCCCGGGGTCCTGGCCCGGACCTCGGGGCGCGCGGCGCCGTCTTCCGTCTGGATGGCGCGTCTCGCAGCCGGCTGGCGGCGGCTCGCGCATCGCCCGAGGATCGCCTGGGAAGGGGCGTACGCCGGGTCGCTCCTCGTGCTCCTCCTGTTTGGCGCTCCCAACGCGCCGTTCGCGGACGTACCGGGGAGGGCGCTCGGTCTCGTCCGGACGGTGCAGGCCACGCTGCCGGCGGACGCCGCCGCGGTGGAAGCCCCCCGGATCCGCAGTGCGGTGCGCTCGCGCTGGGACGGCACGAAGGCGCGGGTCCAGGACGCGACTCGTGAGCTCACGACCACGGCGAGGCGTCGCTCGAAAGTGGCATGGGACGGGCTGAAGAAGGAAGTTGGAACCGTGTGGGATCGGATTGCGTCTCAGCAGACGACACACGATACGAACGAGGGAGGATCCAGATGAACGCCATGCAGGAATCGTCGGTGCCGCACGTCCCTTCCCATCCCCAGGCACCCCCGGTGGTCCCGCTGCAGACCGGGATGAGGGACTCGCGGAGCAAGTCGCCGGCGATCGCGGCGATCCTTTCGATGATGCCTGGCCTGGGACAGGTGTACGTGGGCTACTACCAGCGCGGGTTCGTGCACGCGGCGGTCATCGGCACCCTGATCACGATCATGTCCTCGGGGACGCTCGACCGCCTGAGCCCCCTTTTCGGGCTGTTCGTGGCGTTCTTCTGGCTCTACAACATCATCGACGCGGCCCGCCGAGCCTCCCTCTACAACGACGCCCTCGCCGGGAACGTCTCGATCGAGCTGCCGCAGGACTTCAAGAGCCCCGGAATCCGCGGTTCGATCTTCGGAGGCGGCGCCCTCATCGTCGGCGGTTTCATTCTGCTCCTCAACACCCGCTTCGGGGTGTCGCTCGACTGGGTCGAACAGTGGTGGCCGGTGGCTCCGATGATCTTCGGCGCCTACCTCCTCGTCCGCGCCCTCCAGGAGCGCCGGGCCTCGCAGACGTCCGACCCCCGGTAACGGAAATCCACGGGGGCGAGTCTCAGTCGGCCGCGCCCCGCGGGGACGAGGCGTCCGCGACCGTGGGCGCGAGATCGCTGAACGAGAAGGTCGACCGGATCCCCGTCCAGGGCTTGCCGTCGATCTCGGCGTAGGGATAGACGAAGTAGTTCAGCGGGTCGCCCTGCTGCGCCGGGTCGAGCCGGATGTCGCGCCCCCGGGTGAACAGGATCCGGTTGACGTCGTGCGCGCCGAAGAAGTAGTCGCGGCGCGCCGGGTCCTTCCAGGCCTCGGAGGCATCGATCGGGATCCACCCCAGACCGTCGATCCAGAACTGGGCCCAGCAGTGGTATCCGGATATCTCGCCGCTCTTCTTGTCGCGGGGCAGGGGGAATCCGATCTCGAACCGGGCGGGGATGCCCGAAGCGCGCATCATGCCGATGAAGAGCGCGTGGAAGTCGGTGCAGTTTCCCTTCTTGACGCTGCAAGCGTAGACCGCGTCTCCGCGGCCCCAGCCCTCCCCGGTCTTGTCGTAGCGCATCACCGACAGGACGTAGTCGTAGATCGCACGCGCCTTGTCGAGCGGCCGCTCCAGGCCCTTCGTCTGATCGGACGCGAGACTGCCGATCGGACCGTCGAGCGGCACGAGATGGTCGGGAGCGAGCGATCGCCTCAGATCCGCCGGCCTGGAGACGGCTGCCGAAGGGGCGCCTGCGTCGCGCACGGCGACCCGGTTCTCCCGCCGCACGGCCTTGAAGGTCATCTCGATCTCGATCGGCACCGGCTGCTTGCGCGGGTCGAAGTCCAGGTAGGCGTAGTGGTCGTGATACTCCGCGTCCTCATGCATCTCGTAGCGCAGGGGGCTCTTGATGCTGAGATTCGAGATCTCCTGCTGGGCGTCCGACGTGGGAACCGGAATCCAGAGCTGCAGGCGGGCCGCGTCCTTGGGAGGCTCCTTCACGCGGACCGTGTACTTGAACTCGAAGGCCCGCGACGAGGAGGCCGGCGCATCGGCGGAGCCGCCGGCGGCGAGAGCCGCCGACGCGACCAGTGCGGTCGCAGTCATGGAAATTCCTCGTGCTCGCATGCGACGCATCTTATCCTCCCGGTGATGATGAGAGCTTAGCATGGCGGCCTGGGGGTCCGAAGCCGGGAGCCCATCGCCGCTGTTGCTCGACGGCTACGCGCGCAGCCTGGCCGGCGTGATGGGAAGTCTGCGGACCCGCCGCCCCGTCGCGGCGAACACGGCGTTCGCGACGGCGGGGGCGACGGGCGGGACCGAGTGTTCTCCGAATCCCGAGGGGGGCGCCTGGCTGGGAACGAGGTGGGTCTCGATCACGGGCGACTCGTCCATGCGCATGACCTCGAAGTCGGTGTAGCTCTCCTGAAGCGCCCGGCCGTCGCGGAAGTCGATCTTTCCGTGCAGGGCGGCCGAGAGTCCCCAGGTGATTCCGCTCTCGATCTGGCCCTCGAGACCGGCCAGGTTGATCGCCACTCCGCAATCGACGACGCACGCGACGCGGTCCACGCGAAGATCGCCGAGGTCGCGTGCGACGGACACCTCGGCCACCTCGGCGACGTAGCTCTCGCCGAAGTAGGAGTTGACGGCCACGCCGCGTCCCCGCAGCCGATCCTTCGTGGAGGACAGGGGAGTGGCCCAGCCGGTCTTGTCCCGGGCGATCTCCAGAACCTTGATCATCCGACCGCGATCGATGCGCTGATCGCCGAGCTCCAGGATGTTCCCGGGCCGGAGCAGGTCGATGCGCAGCCGCAGCGGGTCCTTCCCTCCCGCGCGCGCGATCTCGTCGATGAACGACTCGCGGGCGAAGACACGCGAGGGGTACTCCACGGCGCGCCATGCGCCCGTGGGCACGGGGCTATCCACCGGGACGTAATCCACCTTCATGGCCGGGAAGCCATAAGGGTTGTCGTACGCCCCCCAGGGGGATCCATCCTTCGCGTACCGCTGCTGGTCTTTCTTCTCCTCCTCGCTCGGGAGACCGAACATCGACAGATCCGAGCCCACGGCCTTGTGCAGCCAGGCCAGCACCGTTCCGTCGGCGGAGAGACCGGCGCGCAGCCGATCGACGGAGGCCGGGTGGAAGAAGCCGTGCCGCATGTCGTCCGGCCGGGTCCAGAGCAGCTGCACGGGCTTGCCGATCGCCTTCGACAGCTCGACCGCTTCGTGGACGTAGTCCACGAAGAGCCGGCGCCCGAAGCCGCCACCGAGCAGGGTCGTGTGCACTTGGACCGCCTCGGGAGGCAGGCCGTAGGTCTTGATGATGTCGTTGAAGGCGGTCTCGGGGGTCTGGGTCGGCGCCCAGACCTCGCACGATTCCTTCCGCATGTCGGCCGTGCAGTTCATCGTCTCGAGCGGGGCGTGCGCCTGGAACGGATACTCGTAGACCGCCTCGAGCGTGGTGGCCGCGGAGCCCATAGCACCTTCCGCATCCCCGTCCCGGCGAATCGGATAACCGTCCTTCGAGAACGCCTCTTCCATCGTCCGGATGAAACGCTCCGAATCGAAGTCCCGGTTCGGTCCGGGGTCCCACGTCACGAGGAGCGATTCGCGGCCCTTGAGGGCGGCCCAGGTGTTGTCCGCGGCCACCGCCACGCCGGTCGAAATCCCGCTCTTGATCGGGACGACATGACGCACACCGGGGGTCGCCAGGGCCTTGCTCGCGTCGAAGCCTGCAACCTTGCCGCCCAGGTAGGGACACCGCTCCATCACCGCGACGAGCATGCCGGGCACGCGCACGTCGATGCCGTAGACCGCGCCGCCCCGCACGATCGCCGGACCATCGGTGCGCTTCACGCGCGTTCCGATCAGACGGAAATTCCTGGCGTCCTTCAGCGGCGGATCGCTCGGCGGCGTCTGTCGGGCCGCCGCCCCGGCCAGGCGGCCGTAGCCGAGCGTCCGGCCCGACGGTGTGTGGATCACCGAACCGAGCGCGGCGCGGCAGCTGGAGCGATCGACCTGCCAGACCTGCGCCGCCGCTGCGATCAGCATCTCGCGCGCGGTCGCTCCCGCCAGTCGCAGGGCGCGGAACGTCCCGGAGCTGCTGCCGCTGCCGCTGGTGCGCAGCCGGATGCCCTTGAAGCGCGCGCCGGGCATCGCCTGCTCGAGCCTCACCCTGCCCGGGTCCACTTCCAGCTCCTCGGCCAGCAGGACCGGGAGAGTGGTGCGCACCCCCTGTCCCATCTCGGAGCGCGTCACCCAGAGCGTGATCGTGTCGTCCGGGGAGATCTCGATGTAGGCGTTCGGCCGGAACGCCGCCGGCGCGGCGTCCGCCGCCTGCGCGACTCCGGGCATCCGGAAGCCGACGATCAGACCCGCCCCGGCGGCGGCGCCCGCGTTCAGGAAGGCCCGGCGCGAGACCCTCATGTGCGCTTCCCCTCGCGGGCCGCTCGATGAATGGCCCGACGCATGCGCTGGTAGGTGCCGCAACGGCAGACCGAATCCGACAGGGCGGTGTCGATGTCGGCATCGGTCGGATCGGACTTGTCTCGAATCAATGCGGCGGCCGTCATGATCATCCCCGGCTGGCAGTAGCCGCACTGGGCCACGTCCTCTTCGATCCAGGCCCTCTGACACGGATGATCGCCGGTGTCCGCGAGCCCCTCGATCGTCGTGTAGCGCTTGCCGACGGCCTGGGAGACCGCGATCTGGCAGGAACGCACCGCCACGTTGTTCTCGTGGACGGTGCAGGCGCCGCACACGCCGGCGCCGCATCCGTATTTCGTCCCGGTCATGTGCAGGAGATCGCGGAGGACCCAGAGCAGAGGCATCTCCGGATCCGCATCGACCCGGCGCTTCCGTCCATTGATCGTCAGCGTGAAGGCGGCCATGGAGTCCGCGGGCAGGCTAGCACGCGGTGGGATCGGCGGTCCGTAAAAAGACGCAAGGGACGTGTAAAAGGATGTAACTTTTCCGGCCCGGTCAGCTCCGCCGTTCGGGCTTCGGGCGCCGCCGCAGCCGGCGTTCCTGGCGGAGGCGCCCTCTCTCCTTCTTTCGCCGGATCGCTTCGGCAGGCCCCGCCTCCGCGTAAGACGGGGCCTGTCGCTTCCGTTCGTCGTCCCGGACCACCGGCACCGGATCCTCCAGAGCGGCCCGCGCCTCCAGCTCGCGTTCGATGTCCGAAAAGTCGCCTTCGACCGGCTTGCCCTCGGGATCGGCGGCGCGTTCGATGTGCTTCAGCCAGAACGCGTGCACCTTCATGCGAAGCACGCTCTTCGGCAGCCTCACCGCCAGCGTGCGCACATCGTTGGTCACGACCGTCACATGCTGTCCCTGCTCCGCGCGTCGTATCGCCTCGTGGGTGATCCGCTTGTCGGCCCCTCCATCACTCCGCCGCGTGTAAACAGTCTCGAGGAACGGCTCCCGGGAGACGTCCGGGTTCCTGGGCAACTCTTTGGCATCGAAGACCACGAGCACCTGTTCACCCCTGCTCTGCGCGAACCGTCTCAGCGTGTCCACCAGGGCGCCGCGCGCCTCGTCACCGCGACCCGAGACCTGCATCTCGTGGAGGCCGCGGATGGCGAAGATCAGGTTGTGGCCGTCCACCATCCAGATTCGCTTCATGGCCCCTCCACCGCGAGCCGGACGGGGATTTCGAGAAGAAATCGCGCCACTCGTGGACATGCACGGGGAGTCCCACCTACCTCTTCAGTGTGCCGGAGAAGCCGACCCTCCGCGTGTCGTGATCCGAGGGTCACCCGACGGAGCTTGCCCTCGGCCCAAGCCCGACATTATCTTGGCCGGCATGGAGACCGCCAGGCCGCTGTTCCCGGCGTTGATCAGACACATCGCCTTGCCGGCGGTTGCACCCGCCGCGGTGACCGGTCTGTACTTCACGCCCGTCGCCGTTTTCGGATGCGTGAATCGCGGTCTCATGGCCCTGTCGGTCGTGCTCCTCTCGGCGCGGCATGACCCATCGGTGGACTGGTGGCTGCTCACCACCCTCATCCTGCTTCTGCCGATCGCGCTGATTGTGGGGCCCCTGGGATAGTCCGAGGCGAGGTCCGATCACATCGAGGCGTCCTGCACGATCGCCCAGCCGTCGCCGCGCGGACGCAGGACGAGGAGCGTGAATCCCGTGGCCGGTGCCTTTCCGGAGTAGGTGAGCGTCCAGCGGGCGGCGACCGTCATCCCCTGGACGCTTCCCGGAACCGCGTTCTGCATCAGATCAGTCTCCATCCCCCAGGTGGGGCGGGCCTCGAGGATCTCGAGGCTGAGCTGTCCCATCGCCGCCTGATCGGGATAGCGCGAGCGGTAGCGATCGATGACCGCCTGCCGTCCGTTCGTGACTCCGGCAGGGGAGAGGAACGTCGCATCGTCGGCGTAGACGGAGCAGAAAGCCTCGATGTCCCCGCGATTCCAGGCGTCCGCCTGGTGGGCGAGGAGATCCTCGATCTCGCGTCGGGCGGCGCGCTCGCTCCGCTCGTGCTCGAGACGATCCCAGAGACCGCACCCCTGGCGGGCGATGAACCGAGGCTCCTCGGAAAAGGCGGGATCGGCCAGGACCTCGTCGGCGGTCGCGAAGCGGTGCCCGGTCTTCTCCAGCCAGTCGAAGAGATCGTCCCACAGGGCGGCGCCGACTTCATTGGCGTGCAGGAGAAGGATTTGTGGCGTCAGACGGCCGGTCAGGCGGTCACCGCGACGCTCGTGCGACCGGACCTCGAGTCTGAGGGCGGCGAGGTAATCGGCCGCAACCTCCGCGCGCGCCCCTTGATCCCCGGCGCGGCGGGCCGCGACCCAGGGTTCCTCGAACGACCAGTCCTGCGTGTCGATGGTCACCGGCAGATTCCGCTGGCCGCTCGAACGCAGGTAGCGCCGCATCGCGTCGAGCTTCCCCCCAGTCTCCCCCTCGTCCAGGAAGGGGAACCGGAAGAAGCGCGGTGTCGCGCCGCGCGTGCCGAGGAAATCGGCGAGCCCCCGGCGGCCTCGCTCGACGTCGGCGATGTAGACCGCCTCGTCGGTGGCGCTGTAGTCGAGGTGACCGAACGAATGGTTGCCGAGCTCGTGTCCCCGCTTCAGCCAGAGATCGAGCAGACCGGGACCGCCCTTGCCTT harbors:
- a CDS encoding XRE family transcriptional regulator, whose product is MDISLVIGRRLKELGLEQRDLARAAQVTESYISQLLGRKKAPPAPDRTDLYDRLGKILKFPHGELARLAGLQRREALKKRLGDTPTPLFKEVRGLILRKCPPARGKHLRPIFEKEAFGELERLVTQKLLDVVKRLATEELQNERWVRLVARLSHRRFDQMRVLVLEFLDTDIFNLSAEQCVVFMDPLIESWDIDLATFGMEIVLSRRVAREPLKKFDFIERGPETQPIDEPGLKDFLKDPALGGTATGEEIEFLKKLRFQGKRPTALYYYRELQSLRDPLHFAPRAAGRAVAARS
- a CDS encoding (2Fe-2S)-binding protein, with the translated sequence MAAFTLTINGRKRRVDADPEMPLLWVLRDLLHMTGTKYGCGAGVCGACTVHENNVAVRSCQIAVSQAVGKRYTTIEGLADTGDHPCQRAWIEEDVAQCGYCQPGMIMTAAALIRDKSDPTDADIDTALSDSVCRCGTYQRMRRAIHRAAREGKRT
- a CDS encoding transglutaminase domain-containing protein, which gives rise to MTATALVASAALAAGGSADAPASSSRAFEFKYTVRVKEPPKDAARLQLWIPVPTSDAQQEISNLSIKSPLRYEMHEDAEYHDHYAYLDFDPRKQPVPIEIEMTFKAVRRENRVAVRDAGAPSAAVSRPADLRRSLAPDHLVPLDGPIGSLASDQTKGLERPLDKARAIYDYVLSVMRYDKTGEGWGRGDAVYACSVKKGNCTDFHALFIGMMRASGIPARFEIGFPLPRDKKSGEISGYHCWAQFWIDGLGWIPIDASEAWKDPARRDYFFGAHDVNRILFTRGRDIRLDPAQQGDPLNYFVYPYAEIDGKPWTGIRSTFSFSDLAPTVADASSPRGAAD
- a CDS encoding polysaccharide deacetylase family protein — translated: MSPAFGIDRAPPATKAEIRRPILVTVDDLPIASGRLHIEPAERERITRDLLAALDRHHVKAVGLVIWGTVGEGKGGPGLLDLWLKRGHELGNHSFGHLDYSATDEAVYIADVERGRRGLADFLGTRGATPRFFRFPFLDEGETGGKLDAMRRYLRSSGQRNLPVTIDTQDWSFEEPWVAARRAGDQGARAEVAADYLAALRLEVRSHERRGDRLTGRLTPQILLLHANEVGAALWDDLFDWLEKTGHRFATADEVLADPAFSEEPRFIARQGCGLWDRLEHERSERAARREIEDLLAHQADAWNRGDIEAFCSVYADDATFLSPAGVTNGRQAVIDRYRSRYPDQAAMGQLSLEILEARPTWGMETDLMQNAVPGSVQGMTVAARWTLTYSGKAPATGFTLLVLRPRGDGWAIVQDASM
- a CDS encoding NYN domain-containing protein; translated protein: MKRIWMVDGHNLIFAIRGLHEMQVSGRGDEARGALVDTLRRFAQSRGEQVLVVFDAKELPRNPDVSREPFLETVYTRRSDGGADKRITHEAIRRAEQGQHVTVVTNDVRTLAVRLPKSVLRMKVHAFWLKHIERAADPEGKPVEGDFSDIERELEARAALEDPVPVVRDDERKRQAPSYAEAGPAEAIRRKKERGRLRQERRLRRRPKPERRS
- a CDS encoding zf-HC2 domain-containing protein, which translates into the protein MNDATCDSIIERLDDLLEGRLSQADRRAVEEHLRSCALCRDLKSLLAEAGAPVSPPASLLGAVLARTSGSTCGSARARLCDHVDRLLGPTDDEMVRMHLDGCDDCGRLAAALARLATDLPSFAELEPDALFVPGVLARTSGRAAPSSVWMARLAAGWRRLAHRPRIAWEGAYAGSLLVLLLFGAPNAPFADVPGRALGLVRTVQATLPADAAAVEAPRIRSAVRSRWDGTKARVQDATRELTTTARRRSKVAWDGLKKEVGTVWDRIASQQTTHDTNEGGSR
- a CDS encoding molybdopterin cofactor-binding domain-containing protein encodes the protein MRVSRRAFLNAGAAAGAGLIVGFRMPGVAQAADAAPAAFRPNAYIEISPDDTITLWVTRSEMGQGVRTTLPVLLAEELEVDPGRVRLEQAMPGARFKGIRLRTSGSGSSSGTFRALRLAGATAREMLIAAAAQVWQVDRSSCRAALGSVIHTPSGRTLGYGRLAGAAARQTPPSDPPLKDARNFRLIGTRVKRTDGPAIVRGGAVYGIDVRVPGMLVAVMERCPYLGGKVAGFDASKALATPGVRHVVPIKSGISTGVAVAADNTWAALKGRESLLVTWDPGPNRDFDSERFIRTMEEAFSKDGYPIRRDGDAEGAMGSAATTLEAVYEYPFQAHAPLETMNCTADMRKESCEVWAPTQTPETAFNDIIKTYGLPPEAVQVHTTLLGGGFGRRLFVDYVHEAVELSKAIGKPVQLLWTRPDDMRHGFFHPASVDRLRAGLSADGTVLAWLHKAVGSDLSMFGLPSEEEKKDQQRYAKDGSPWGAYDNPYGFPAMKVDYVPVDSPVPTGAWRAVEYPSRVFARESFIDEIARAGGKDPLRLRIDLLRPGNILELGDQRIDRGRMIKVLEIARDKTGWATPLSSTKDRLRGRGVAVNSYFGESYVAEVAEVSVARDLGDLRVDRVACVVDCGVAINLAGLEGQIESGITWGLSAALHGKIDFRDGRALQESYTDFEVMRMDESPVIETHLVPSQAPPSGFGEHSVPPVAPAVANAVFAATGRRVRRLPITPARLRA
- a CDS encoding fatty acid desaturase; this encodes MLSWKRAVIRYQEPMLRKSIWQVVNTLVPYLALCGLMIWTLHVSYWLTLAVSVAAAGFMIRIFIIFHDCGHGSFFRSQHANHVLGFVTGVLTFTPYLQWRQKHALHHATSGDLDRRGTGDIWTLTVQEYIDAPRWKRLAYRVFRNPFVLFVIAPLYLFLIHQRFPSRAVGRRERLEVHWTNGALLLIAVVMSLTVGLKAYVLIQLPVMTLTGTVGLWLFYVQHQFEGVYWKRRESWGFAEAALQGSSFYRLPRILQWFSGNIGFHHIHHLSPRIPNYNLEPCHRADPLFQRVKPITLLSSLRSFTYRLWDEQRGRLTGYRALRELRRQQAGSFRSSSSASSSG
- a CDS encoding sigma-70 family RNA polymerase sigma factor, which codes for MLDVATLLERCRRGDDLAWEALVRLFQARVYSVACHYMRNAEDARDVAQEVFVRVYERLESFHGDQAFLPWVLRLSRNVCIDALRRRKARPRGSEDLADDPEHLVSSGPTPEEATASRSARDLLYRAMDRMSDSDREILMLKEIQGLKVEEIATLLKVPIGTVKSRCNRARLDLATRVRRLDPSYGA